The genomic stretch gtagcattttcgtttgtttgtggcaaatattatccaattatagagtaactagactcaaaaaattcatctcgcgatttataggcaaactacaTAATTAGTtgttattttttactatatttaatgcttccatGCATGTTccgcaatattcgatgtgacggaaatttttgaaaagtttttggttttgggggtacgaaaattttttgggtgtcacatcgaatgtttcgtATGATGTTGGGAGAAGTATTTGGATACTaaaagcaactccaacagttttacAAATAGGTTTGACATTCTTGTTTTTTGCCAAAACTCTCAAAATTTTCtatccaacagtttggcaattGGGTTTGGTATTTATAGCAAGTTGGCAAATTCACCTCCTTTCTTGGCATTTATGCACACCTAGAAACTAGAATAGACTTGACATTTTGCATGCGCGTGCTTTTAAAGCAAGCTGACAACCTGATGCTTCTTCGTTGATCTACAGAACTAGTAGAATTTTGTTTTTGCCAAGTCAAAAttgccaaacacttggagatgtcCTTTTTTTCCCTTCCCATATCATTTTGAGAGTTGGCAAATAACAACATTTGCCAAACAAAATTTGCAAAACTGTTGAAGTTGCCCTAATAAAAGAGTAAAAgactaattacataactcgtttgGAAACTATGAGACAAATTTAtcaagcctaattaatccatctATATGTGACATATAGGTTATtgtagcacttaagactaatcatggactaattaggcttaaaaaaattgtctcgtgatttccaactaaactgtgtaattagtttttttctatatttaatattttatacatgtgtttaaagatttgatatgattgGTGAACATTTTTTaaatagaaactaaacaaggcctaacgagGCCTAAAAAAACATGATGTGATTTTTTTTACGTCCCTTGGCGTATGTGCAACAGAGAATGGCAAGGTGGTATGCAACATGGAAGGCCGCTCGGACACCTGCGAAGTCGACGGCGACGTCCGCACCAACGGCACGGCCCTGTCAGTGACCCTCGTGCCGGCGAGCCGGTCGGAGCACAGCGAGTGGATGATCCGGCCGTACTCGCGCAGGTTCGCCAGCCTCAGGAAGGTGACGGTGACGCAGCTGCAGGAccgggccgccgccgcgccgtgcACGGCGACGCACGACATGCCGGCGGTCCTGTTCGCGATCGGCGGGTACGCGGGCAACTACTGGCACGACTACGCCGACATCCTGGTGCCGCTGTTCGTCGCGTCGCGGCGATACAACGGCGAGGTCAAGTTCCTGATCAGCAACGCCCAGTTCCAGCCCCAGTGGCTGGTCAAGTACAGGGCGTTCCTGCGGGGGCTGTCCAGGCACGACGTGGTGGACATGGACGGCGACGCGGAGGTCCGGTGCTTCCCGCACGTCACGGTGGGGCTCCGCCTGGACAAGGAGTTCAGCATCGTCCCCGAGCTGGTGCCGGGAGACCGCCGCCTCACCATGGCGGACTTCACCCGGTTCCTGCGCGAGACGTACGCGCTCCCGCGCGGCGCGGTGGCGGCGTCCCGGTCCCGGGGACAGAAGCCGCGGCTGCTGCTGATCCACCGGGGCCACTACCGGCGGATCACGAACGAGGCGGAGGTGGCgcgggcggcggaggcggcggggttcgaggcggtggtggcggagctgggcggcggcggcgggggcgacGAGGCGGAGCAGGCGCGGGTGGTGAACGCGTTCGACGTGGTGCTGGGCATGCACGGCGCCGGGCTGACGAACGCGGTGTTCCTGCCGCCCGGCGGGGTGCTCATCCAGGTGGTGCCGTACGGGAAGATGGAGCACATCGCGCGGGCGGAGTTCGGCGAGCCGGCCGCGGACATGGGGCTCGAGTACCTGGACTACAGCGTGAGCGCGGAGGAGAGCTCGCTGATGGAGACGCTGGGGCCGGAGCACCCGGCGGTGAAGGACCCGGACTCCGTCCACCGCAGCGGCTGGGGCCAGGTGTTCGAGCTCTACCTCGCCAAGCAGAACGTCCGCGTCAACGTCACCCGCTTCGCGCCGACGCTGGCGCAGGCGCTCCATCACCTACGCCAGCAGTAGaggggcagggcagggcagggacACGGATACGCCATTACCAATTTTTTGCATATAGTACGACAGCCATTTCAGTGGTACACTGGTACTAAGCTACTACTGGAGTAATACAATACAATACTACACAATGGGTCATTTGGTTATTCGCTTGAACTTATCTACCGAATCTAACAGTCATTCAGCATTGTTTTTCTTTCACGATATATTATCCATAGCTTTTTAGCAAAGCGAACGGGCTGTTAGTTGTAAAGCAGTTCGCATTCGTCTTGGAGTGATGCCTTCTTTTCTAAATTTCTGTGCTACTAGTTTTGACGGTGCATAAAAATGCATTTTCGGTCAATTGGTTTCGTAGAGCGACAGTCCAGCGGAAGTTAAAGGTTGTATGATCTGATTATTTTCCGTCATGTTTCTGTCAATAGTAGTCATAAGAGTTTTTGCTCATTGGGCGCTCATCATGTTTCCTTTACGGGACTGATTCCAACAAGCCTATAACACGGGCCCAGTGATCATGAAAACAGCAACAAGGCCTGGTAGCCCATGTACGAGGCGCAAACCCACCGGTGGGTCATGTACGAGGCATTCGAATCTGGGTCAAATAATGGCCCTGCAATGGGGAGGAAAACGGGGCGAACTcacagcatctccaagagactctcCAAAAAGACTAGCTAAATTTCCTAATTTAGATCCTCTTTAAAATAGAAACGATAAAAAATTAGTAGTGGTCTTCAACAGACTCGGTAAAACTAGGACTCTTCATATTCAATTGTGCCACGTCATCATTTTTTTCGGACCGGCAAACGGCGCGCGGCATTTGTGCGGTGGGCTTCGTCTCTCTTCTCGTTAAGTCTTTGCGCCGCCACTTGGAACGCACAGCTTGAGCAAAGGGCATCGTCGCCCAGACATCTGGCCACGTAGGGTTTCGGCAGTTGAGGACGTCCAGCCGGCCGCACGGCTTGAAGGCCATTGCCGGTCGCACGGGCCATCGCTGGACATCGCAGCACCTGCATTCGGCTGCCCCATCCTGCATTGAAAGGCATCACGGCCATAGAGGTTTGTCCACGATAGAATTTTGCAATTGGTTGGTAATTATATTGgttgattagataataatttgtCCTTTTGCCCTATAGCCCAAAGCGTGCCTACGATGGATTCCGAAGATGAACTCAGTTATATGAATGATTTGCTcgagtcctcgtcttcggatgATGACAATAATTTATATATTGCTGCTGCAAACATAGTAGCGAATGACACTATCAATCACCCATGTCATGGTGGTTCCGTAGATGGACATCGCGTATTGAACCGTGATAGGCAGTATGGCCACAACAGACTTTATGAAGACTATTTCTCAGATAATCCTACATATGGGCCGAACTATTTTAGGCGCAGGTTTGTACTTTCCCCCATAGATTGAAATTTGTTTCTAAATGTGTCCAAGTGTGCCTAATTAATTTACCTTGTGTCATAGATTTCGAATGAGACGCCTTGTGTTTCTTCGTATAATGAATGAGGTTGAGAAGCATGATGACTACTTTGTGCAAAAGAGAAATGCAGCCGGTACCTTAGGACTATCTTGTTTACAGAAGGTGGTTGCCGCATTTCGGATGATAGCTTATGGTGTAGCGGCTGATGCTACAGATGACTATGCATGTATTGGGGAGAGTACTGCTCTAGAAAGTTTGAGAAGGTTTGTCAGAGCCGTTGTTTAGGTATTTGGACCTGATTACATGAGATTACCTAATGAACAAGATACTGCTAGATTACTTGCAATTGGTGAGAGTAGAGGTTTTCCAGGAATGCTTGGTTCTACAGATTGCATGCATTGGACCTGGAAAAATTGCCCAGTTGGATGGAAAGGTGTTTATCGGGGACATAAAAAGGAGGCTACAGTTATACTAGAAGCAGTTGCCTCTTGAAAGGACCTTGATGTCACCGaggaggcctagaggggggggggggtgaataggcctgcgAAAATTCTGCTCAAAGAAAAATTAAAActcagggcggcactgcctccctttgagggcggcactgccttcCTACAACCGTGAGTCCAATGGAGCCCAAacttggtgaagatgtacttgagataTCCAGTGACAAATCTGCAAAGtttcaactcaaaactctatcagattagagggcggcactgccggccttggAGGGCGGCACTGACGCCCTGCGCACGAGGAACTTAGTATAATTCAAAATTCAACCAAGGAAATTTAGATCAGATAAATTTCCTAGCTTCCTGCAAGTATGTTAGTCACTGAATAACAGATATAAGCAGCAGCACAAGtaccaccaagtagatcggccaCAATCCCTACAATCATCTCAACAACAATATTGCAAGAATATAAATCAGCACACAAtatttatcccgtggttcagcGTCGCCACTAAGGCTGGCCTAAGTCCACGTAGTTGAGGTGCCCACACAAGGACCGGCTTGCCACCAATGGCTTGCCCTTCCCTCGTTCTCCAAACAAGAGTGTTACCTTTTGAAGgaggggtgatttcactagCTGCAAGAGATGATTACAAACTGTTCCCGCTGCTCACCACAAGCATGGGAGCTCGCCGGGCGACGCCTAGCTGTCTAGGAGGCttcacctccaagagtaacaaatgcacaaTGAAGATCGACGAAGCTCAGCAAGTGCTCAAGGTTAGGATTGCTCTAATCTGCTCTCAAGCTCTTAGTCACACAGCCCCAACACTAAATTATGCACTAAGCACAATACTCTcacaaagagagggttggggAGAGGCTTTGGGAAGGCTTTGGAAAGTCTGGAGCGTCAGCAGCACGACCAAAAGCAGTGGGATgagtatatatactcattccaCTCAAACTAGCCGTTAGGATTcgaaaactagccgttgtgaCTGTACAAGggtggcactgccgcccttgtaaAAACAGCACAGGTCACCTTACGGAaaaagccataactttttactccgaACTCTGTTTGCAGTGATCTTGGACTTTTCGGAAAGCTTGTTTCAAGGGCTATCCAACCCTGCAGAGAACAAGCTCCAAGATCAACTTGTGCATGTGCAGTGCTAagtgttttctctcatgttagcACTTGGGTTCAGTTAGTTTGAGCACTTGAGACTTGTCTATCATTCGTTTTGCATCCCCCTTAATAGTACGACATACCTATACTCAAGAACAAGAGAATATAACCAATTTAaccacttgagtcttcaatgtctccatatgccatttcttctcaatattactccataaagggttgcaatcaactttgtctccttttcttgagcaaacacaccttgagcatgtgacttgaacCATTTCAACACATATGAGTTCACCTCCATGGCTTCAAGTCACTTCTACTAAAGATTTGAttctcaacacaatatgactcctcatagcttgattagttcctcgactcaatgcaagtactctcttcttcaccttagccatggtacctcggtccttaagccgtcgcttatcccttcacctccgcttagtccctcgaagccctttccttgctatcttcaacttatcaagccatactcaagtcatATCACATTAAGTATTCATTGAATAATCATTTCTTCAATATGGTgatccttgcttgaatatcttctaCATATAAATATTGAGATCAATCAAGCTTCAGTTTGACTCACATAGAGACATATATGGATCAGCATCAATATGATCAAGCCAATTCACAGTTCCTTATATCCTCTCTATTTTGGCTTGACACTCAATACTCACTTCAATCTTGATCTTTATACTTCTAGCTTGATCAAACCTAGTTCACTATCAAGCTTttcttgttcatgaaaagcaagcCATTGTAGACACCAATCCAAGAACATCAACTCATGTCTCTTTTGCCATTTGtcaaatatgcttgctttctcaTGATGTTATGATATCCACAACATATAAGCCATTCCATAGATtttatttgcattgttgtcttttgcttgacctagattgtttccataatcctctaatacaacaatacacaacttggccttcatttcaacactatgtggcatatcatcaagtttgccTGCTTGTTGAGCCTTGAACATACTTGTTAATACACAACCCACAAGTATGTGCAATAGACTCAATATCCTGTtcaacacttagcaaacttattagacctttaatcatgttgtcattcaattcaccaaaacccacaaagggctagatgcactttcaatctctccctttttggtgattgatgacaacacaaTTAAAGCTTACAAGAGATTGTAAACATTAAGATTTTGAATCCTATGATATAGTGAGCTCCCCTTAAATATGTGCATAGAATAGAATTTCAAGTTTTGGCCTCAAATGCCAAATGCACATATTCAGGATGAAGTGTGGGAACTCTTCTATATCTTAGCATCCGTGGGGTGCAAGGTGTCAACATGATAACCGTAGTGCTCAGGGCAAGTCATGCACTCAAAGTTTGCTGGCCAGCAGAGGGCGGCACTGTCGCACCAAGAGGGCGGCATTGCCGCACTTGCCAGAACAGCCCAGAAGTAAAGGCAACCACCTGTCAAGGCATGAACATTTCACACTAACATAAATAGTCCTTATCAAGAGCATAAACTATCCTTGCACACACCACACAATTTGAAAAATCTTATATGCCTCTCCTTTACCCCTTTCAATCCACATATCAATCTCTCCTCATATCAATCTCTCCTCTCTTACACTCTCTCCCAatatttctccccctttggcattaaTCTCCAAAAAGGATCTCTCAACCGAAAGGAAGAAATAATGGTAGACAAATGAGGGCAAGAGGTAGGTAAAAGTTTAGCATATAGGATTTCTCTCCTAAGTTTTCTACCAAACCAAGTATGCAACACCTTAAGTCAAGATTCTTGAGAAGTTAGTATATTTAGCTCATACCTCACTTAGATGATAGTTCTAACATGAGACAAACTCACTTTAACACCACAAGAGGTATCAACCAAATATCTAAGTCATTCTCTAATCGTCACCATAAGAACAAACTCATGGTGTGGCTCAAATATTgcatacacatgcacacactagcatgtaagggcctagatgcacaaaggtaatACAAGAGTTTatggagcgatatacctttgTTCTAAACCTTATAATCTCCACTGTGATCATGATATTATAAATTTAGTGCTTTGATGGGCTTGGCAAAATACAAAAGACTTCATTTGAGCTCATCTCTCTTGATCATCATCTTGAAGGAGATATCATAAACTTGTGCTTGATTTGAGTTGAAAGTTCATTGCCAGCTCTTGTTGTCATTTTGAGATACCAACTGAAGACATATTTCTTGATATGCCAGATTGAAAGATTATCCACCAATACCCAAATGAAATATGATCTTCACAATTTTGACACCAATTGAAGAAATCTTCAAAAGTTGATGCCAATTGGAATGGATGCTTGTATCTCATATTGTCACCTGAATAATGCTCACAAGACAAGAGATAACATCAAATTGCACAAGCTAGAGTTTCACAACTAGTGACCTTTTGGATGTGGAAGGCATGTAAGTCACTAATTGCAAAACCTCATAACATAGACTAAATTCCCCCTTTTTGATAGTGCATACATATATGTGTGTGGAAGGAAAGAACATATGCACTGTTGGTCAATTAAGTCCAAATAAGGGAATTTAAGCTATATTATGGAGAGTAGCTACTTAAGAGGTAAAATTGCAATCCAAGTAAATATGAGAGATAACTTTACCCATTTGGATTGAGTTAATGTAGCATACCCATGAGAAACTCATTCTCACCaagagactacacaaattcactcgaagaaaaggttagtctcaaagACACAAGACATAGAATAGACTCCCCCTTAATATATGCAGCAAGTACTTGAATTACTTGTAAAGTGCATTTGAGTCGGTTTAAGAGTCAAGAGGAGTTCATCCTATATCTTGGTCAAGGCATCATAAATTTGCAATAATTCAAATTATGCCAAGGAAACATACCACCACCAAGGTAGATAGATCATCACACAGATTTTCATTGATATGACCATCATAAGTGAGACTCCAATGATTTGGATAGACATATATTTCTCAATTGATGACATGTGGTGAATTAGAGCTCTTATGATCATCAAAGATATAAATTATGTTCCTAGTTCTTTCTTTACCTAAGGCAACCCACATAGAGAGCAAAAGGTAAAATTCATGAAATTTGTAAATTATGAACTAGGAGTTACCACTCTTTGTTGACAAGATTCTGGGTAATCAATGAGATGAGTCGTGAACACTTGAGAGCTCTAGAGAGGAG from Sorghum bicolor cultivar BTx623 chromosome 3, Sorghum_bicolor_NCBIv3, whole genome shotgun sequence encodes the following:
- the LOC8070434 gene encoding uncharacterized protein LOC8070434, which translates into the protein MRGSEVKSGKSQKSSAQRHINAGFVVAGLLMLLIYLVAQHFAVGASHVVITEAQVIMDNVKAPDETVVITEAQRIMDDIKAPSETENGKVVCNMEGRSDTCEVDGDVRTNGTALSVTLVPASRSEHSEWMIRPYSRRFASLRKVTVTQLQDRAAAAPCTATHDMPAVLFAIGGYAGNYWHDYADILVPLFVASRRYNGEVKFLISNAQFQPQWLVKYRAFLRGLSRHDVVDMDGDAEVRCFPHVTVGLRLDKEFSIVPELVPGDRRLTMADFTRFLRETYALPRGAVAASRSRGQKPRLLLIHRGHYRRITNEAEVARAAEAAGFEAVVAELGGGGGGDEAEQARVVNAFDVVLGMHGAGLTNAVFLPPGGVLIQVVPYGKMEHIARAEFGEPAADMGLEYLDYSVSAEESSLMETLGPEHPAVKDPDSVHRSGWGQVFELYLAKQNVRVNVTRFAPTLAQALHHLRQQ